Below is a genomic region from Pirellulales bacterium.
GCTGCCAAGTCTTCCTGCCTGATCTAACCTTTGTCGGTGCCACGCAAGACACTTCCGAGCCCCAACTCATTTCAAATCCGAACGTGTTGTTTGAACTTGGATATGCGGTTCGGTCTAAAGGCTTCGGGCGCGTATTGGCAGTTATGAATGAGTTCTACGGTGGCCCAAAAGACCAAATGTTTGACGTGAAGCGTCGATGGGCTATTCGGTATTCGCTGGCGGAAGGAAGTGACAAGAAGACAATCAAGGCGGCGCAACAGACACTTTCGAGCGACATGGAGAATGGCCTGCGAACGATCATTGCTGGCATCAAACCGGAAACGGGTCAGCCGCAGCAAGCAGACCGATTCGAGTCAATTCGCACGCGATTTGAAACGTCGGTTCGCGAGGGCAAGTTCCACGACATCGGCCCCGGCAGCAGCGTGCTTGCGATTTGCGTCGCACCTACAGTGCCGCTTGCATTGACAAGCCAAAACCTGGCCACTTTGTCGGCACCGCCACCAACCGGCTCGTTTGTTGGCGGATGGAACCCAAAAACGCGGGCAAGGTCAACGGTTGCAAGTTCCAAATACGGTGGCGACCATGGGGAGCCGCCAGCCACCTTTGCTATCTCGGAGCTTCGCGCTGATGGAACAATTGTTGCGGCAAACAACAACATCCTTGACTCTGCAACTGCGGTAGCCTGGCGGCGTGCAATCGACAAATCGACGGCCGTTCTGAACGAGGGGCGATACATGGGGCCATCGACGTTTGAAAGGGTCGTCATTAACGCGGTGTCACAGTTTGCCCAATTGATTGGAAAGGTAGCTGCGGGTGAGCCGCTGAATGTCGCCGTTTCGCTCCTACACGTGAAGGGATACTGTTTATGGGCAAGTGCTGGCGTGGCAAGCGATGTCTGCCTTGATGATGATATTCGCCCGGACTCGATCCTTAATCTCGATGCGTCGGCACTTCAAGACACCCAGACGTGCGCGGCGCTGCTAAGGCCAATGTTCGACTTCATTTGGCAAGAATTTGGCTTTGAGGGGTCGAGTAACTACGATCACTCAGGCAAATGGACGGCAGCCTACATCTAGGAGAGCCTGTGCGCCCGCGCGATGTGATGGCAAAGCTCTCGGAGCAGGGTGTCGAGGCTTCATCTGCCAAAGTCGGCCAGGTCCTGAAGTCTATGGGTATGAAGCGACGAAAGCGCCGCGGCAGTCGCGCGGTCGTCAACACGACGGTTCCCTCAACGCTCGCCCTGGATTCGTTGCTGGCTGCGAAAAAGCTCGTCAATCAATTGCGTCAATCAATTGGGACGCAGCTCGTTTAACGATCGGCGTACGGAATTCTTATCTCTTGCCGTCTACCGTTCAGCAGGGGGGCCGGTGCCTTTTGAGCTGAATCGCTCTTTTCCGGGTGTCGCGCTCTCTCGGCCTCGATCTCCGGAAGCCTGCCGATCCAGTTCGCGGCAATCACGGAAGTTCGTCCGACGGCTCATCGCCGTCGGGATCGCTGGACGTCAGCTCTTCGTTCGTGGGAACGATGTCGTCGTCGTCGAATAACGGAAGCCGTTTTCCGGGCTTGTTGCGCAGCGACTTGCGCATCCGCTGGGGAACGTCGCCAAGCGGCCCGACGCGAATTACCGTGCCGTTGTCCCATGTGCCCTCGGCTATACACTTCTCGCGGACCCTCCGGATCGTCTCCTGAAGCTCCCGGCTAGAGGCTGCTTGGTCCCAATTGCTCGGTTCGCCAGGGGCATACCAAGCCTGAGTCTCCGGATCCCAGATGAAATCATCCGGGATGCTCCGCAGCCGCGGCGGTTCTGGTTCATAGTTGGAAGTCGAGGGTTGGTCCTGCACAGATCGCCTCCAAATTTTGCGCTTGGTCGCGTTCCTTTTCCACCAGCAACGCCAGAACGTGCAGCACGTTGAGCAGTTCGGTCGTGTATTCGGCCGGCCAGTGGTCGGGTTGTATCTCTCCGAGCTTCGAGGGCGGCCGCCGGTCGCCCATGATCGGCCGCTCCCGGTCCTTTTTACGATAGCTAAACCACTGCGTCAAACACGCGCTTGCCCGAGACTTCGTAGTTCCAAACTGCGGGCGGCACGTTTTCGATAAAAGCCGGTCGATGGCAATTATGGTGCTTCGTCCTCGGATAAGTCGCTGTCGGGATCGCAAGGCGTCGACTCTTGTTTCGTGGGAGCCGTGTCATCGTCCGGAAATAAGGGCAAGTGCTCGCGCTTGACGCCGGCGCTGAGCGATTTGCGCCCCGAGGGTGGGACGTTGAGTGCTCCGGCCGCCAAAAGCTCGTCTCGGGAAATCAAGCCTCCCGAGTATTCTCCCCGACGGCGCGCCTCTTCAAATTCTCGGCACCACGCTTCCGCGTCCCAAAGTGACGGTTCGCCAGGGGCATACCAACCCTGCCTCTCCGGATCCCAGATGAAATCGTCCGGGGTCGTCGACAGCCGCGGCGGTTCTGGTTCATAGTTGGAACCCGAGGGTTGGTCCTGCACAGATCGCCTCCAAATGTTGCGCTTGGGCTGGTTCCATTTCCACGAGCAACACCAGAACATGCAGCACGTTGAGCAGTTCGGTCGTGTACTCGGCCAGCCAGCGATCGGGTTGAATGTCTCCGAGCTTCGAGGGCGGCCGCCGGTCGCCCATGATCGGCCGCTCGCGGTTCTTTTTACGATAGCTGAACCACTGCGTCAACACCCGCTTGCCCGACACCTCGTAGTTCCACACGGCGGGCGGCACATTCTCGACGAAACCCCTGCCGACGAGCAAGCGGCGTCTGGCTTCGTGGTATTCCATCACGTTGGGCATGGAGTCGGCTTCGTCCGGAATCGCGCCGTCCTTTGGCATCCGGGGCCCTCGCTCGCGAAGTCGTGGGGGCCCCGGTGGGCGATTGGCTTTCGCGTCGGTAAAGCGCTCGCCAAAGGTGTGCCGCCGGTCTTTGACAAACCGCGCCACAGCAGCTTTGCCGACGTTGACGTGGTTTCGCGCTCAGCGCGAAAGCCCGTTTGCTGCGCGAGCACCGTGCTCTAAAATGACGGCAGCGCATCTGGCACGTATCGCCGCCGAGCGCAACCACGTTCCGATCAATTTATCCGAGAACATAGCGATGGAACACAGTCCGCTACCGCGATTAGATGTGGATGAAAAAATCCGCGGATTTCTACTGCCGCATTGCCGGTTGACGCCTGGAGACATATGGATCGATCCGGTCCGGCAGCACCGTGTAGCCTGTACTGATGCGACGAACGCCGATCAGATCAGAACGCTCATGGGCGAGGTCGGAGCACGACTGGCTATCCACGATCCGCCATACAACCTCATTGCCTTCGAAGAGAGGGCGTTATCTGAGTTTGTCGCGTGGTGCGAAAGCTGGGTGCGAGTCAGCGTCGCACACTTGGCCGCTGACGCGGCCTTCTACATCTGGCTGGGGGCGGATCAGAAGAACGGCTTTCAGCCGTTGCCAGACTTCATGGTGATGATGCGCAAGGTTCGCGAGCTCGCCGCACGCTCCTTCATCACGATGCGGAATCAACGCGGATACGGCACGCAGCGGAATTGGATGGCGGTTCGACAAGAATTGCTCTACTACACTAAAGGGAACCCTGCTTTTGCCGTTCAATACACAGATATACCTAAGATTTTAAGAGGATACTACAAAGAAGTTAATGGGAAGACGACGGAGAACTTGGAACGCGGGAAATCCGAGTTCATCCGCCCCGGCAACGTATGGGTCGACATCCAGCAGGTGTTCTACCGCATGGAAGAAAATGTATCCGGATGTTACGCACAAAAGCCGTTGCGAGCAATTGAGCGGATTTTGCTCGCGAGTTCTTCACCGGGTGACGTTGTCGTCGATTTCTTCGCACACTCCGGCACTACGCTCCTAGCGAGCGAAATTCACGGCCGGCGATGCTTTACCGCAGACATCGATCCGCTTTTTTGCGAAATCGCCATTCGCCGCTTAGAGCGATTCAGGGCCACCGGCCGCCTCGGTTGGCAGAACGGCAACCCGTTTCCAGAAGTCGGAGCTTTGCAGCTAGAACCGATGCTGACACCGGATTCTGAGCAGTGCTCTGAGCGAATGCAAGCAAGTCTGTTTTAGTCGGTAAGAAGACTGAGGAGGAAGTCGTATTGCAGCGTCCGATAGGCGTAGTGGTCGAGATGGTACTGCAACGTGCGGCGGTTGACATGGAACTGCCCCTCGCCGATATTGCCTTTATGCTGAAAATCGGAGTACTGGATTTGAGGCCCGATTTCGTCCGTTGCAATTCGGAAAACAATCACACAATCGGCGAAGAACAGCCCATAATAGAGCATCTCGAATTCGCGCCGCTTGACCTGCTGGATGTTGCAGTCAAACTCGGTGGACTTCCAGTCCTTGAACTGAACCATCCGCTTTTCGCTGGTAGCGGCCTCGATCGCCTGCAAAACCGTGTTTTCGCTGATTGGGATGTTAGACTTTCGCTGAACCACGGAGAATTTCACTTCGACACGATGGTTCAAGACTCCATCGTAAAGATCGTGAAATTGGGTCCTCGCTTTCCCGAGCTTGGCCATGCGCTGAACTAGCACCTCGCCGACGCTGCCAAATCGACGAGTCCGGAGCGCGAAAATCCCGTCGCGCAACGTCATCCCATCCATTCGTGCCTCGCTCACATGGCTAGTTTGCCCTCATTGGCATCGTCTAGGTTCGGCGATGACTTTAATCGGCGGCGTTGCGGGCCGCTAATACCGGAGGCTTTTTAGTGGAAGCGGTGGTTCTGGTTGGCGGGCACGCCGATCGGACCGTTGTAGGCGAAAAGCTTGCCGATCGCTGGGTAACTGGCCCACTTGCCCGTGGCTTCGGGCAAAAACGGCGCTCGCCAGTCGCCCGAGCAATCTCGCGCTTGCCGGCGGGCAAGACGGTGTACTTGATGACGGCCGGCTTGTCGGTCGCCTTTCGTTTCGATCGTGCGGCCAACACGATGCAAACGGGTTGTTGCACCGCCTGAAAGATACGTGTCGGCACGTCGGGCTGATGGCCTTCGGGCGAGCAGTCGATCACCCAGATACGGTCGGCCGTGCGGCGCAGGTAATCGCGCATCTTCTGGAACCCCGGCCCATTCAAAAAGCCCGCGACGGTGATGAAGCAGACAATGCCCGCGTCGTGCCGCGGGTCGCGGTCAAAAACCTTCCAGGTGGCCCAGCGCCAGAAATAGACGTAGAGATTGCGCAAGTGCTTGGCATGCGCACCGACACCCCAATCAGCCGGCGGCATCCACTGCAAGAGCGGTTCTTCTTCGACCCAACCGCCGCGTCCTTTTGCTTTTTCCTTGTAGGGCGGATTGCCGATGACCACCGTGATCGGTTCTTTGCTCTTGATTTCGTTCGCTTGCAGCCGCGACTCGGAAATCGTGCGGTACAGCGACCCTAGCTCCTCGACGGCCGCGAACGGATTGCCGAGCGTGTCGGTCACGAACATTCGCGGGACGGCCCGCGGGGGGTTGCCGATCAACTCGATCAACTCGGCGAAGATGCGGAGCTGAGCGACCGCGAAGGGACCGAGCTGAATCTCGAAGGCGATCAAACGGCCGATCGCCGCTTCGATGGCCTGCGGCACCGCGCCCGCGCCCTGGTCGGCCTCCACATCGGCCGCGATGCGGCGCAGCACGCCCAGAATGAACGTGCCGGTTCCCACGGCGGGATCGGCCAGCGTTACTTCCGGCGACGCCAGACCGGCGCTGCGGCCGAAGTGCCGGCGCAGCACATCATCGACCAGGCGGATCATCGGCCCGACGACTTCAGGCGGCGTGTAATACGAGCCGGTCAGCTTACGAAGCGCGTTGTCGTAAACCTCCAGAAAATCTTCATAGAAGTAGAGCCAGGCATCGAGATTCCCTTTGCTGATGGTTTGCCAATTTACGGCGTCGAGCACGCGGACCAGGGTGCCGAGCGACGTCTTCAAAGTCGCCTCGTTACCGACCTCGTCGGTGAGCAGCCGCAACGCGGCGCCGACGAGCGAATTGGTCTTGCCGAGTTGCTTGCCGACCTGGTCCAGCCCGGTGGCCAGCCGGATG
It encodes:
- a CDS encoding type ISP restriction/modification enzyme, with product MARFVKDRRHTFGERFTDAKANRPPGPPRLRERGPRMPKDGAIPDEADSMPNVMEYHEARRRLLVGRGFVENVPPAVWNYEVSGKRVLTQWFSYRKKNRERPIMGDRRPPSKLGDIQPDRWLAEYTTELLNVLHVLVLLVEMEPAQAQHLEAICAGPTLGFQL
- a CDS encoding site-specific DNA-methyltransferase, which codes for MTAAHLARIAAERNHVPINLSENIAMEHSPLPRLDVDEKIRGFLLPHCRLTPGDIWIDPVRQHRVACTDATNADQIRTLMGEVGARLAIHDPPYNLIAFEERALSEFVAWCESWVRVSVAHLAADAAFYIWLGADQKNGFQPLPDFMVMMRKVRELAARSFITMRNQRGYGTQRNWMAVRQELLYYTKGNPAFAVQYTDIPKILRGYYKEVNGKTTENLERGKSEFIRPGNVWVDIQQVFYRMEENVSGCYAQKPLRAIERILLASSSPGDVVVDFFAHSGTTLLASEIHGRRCFTADIDPLFCEIAIRRLERFRATGRLGWQNGNPFPEVGALQLEPMLTPDSEQCSERMQASLF
- a CDS encoding N-6 DNA methylase, producing the protein MTCVFVQTGPTCVVELEGDVETSGAKLAAPLELVARFDNFLRWEPIAPKSAAELAKVAARLCRLLRDEVAEQLAEKSPSLTALATDWRKLLFPEANDQQFADGYAQAVTFGLLMARSSNIRLATGLDQVGKQLGKTNSLVGAALRLLTDEVGNEATLKTSLGTLVRVLDAVNWQTISKGNLDAWLYFYEDFLEVYDNALRKLTGSYYTPPEVVGPMIRLVDDVLRRHFGRSAGLASPEVTLADPAVGTGTFILGVLRRIAADVEADQGAGAVPQAIEAAIGRLIAFEIQLGPFAVAQLRIFAELIELIGNPPRAVPRMFVTDTLGNPFAAVEELGSLYRTISESRLQANEIKSKEPITVVIGNPPYKEKAKGRGGWVEEEPLLQWMPPADWGVGAHAKHLRNLYVYFWRWATWKVFDRDPRHDAGIVCFITVAGFLNGPGFQKMRDYLRRTADRIWVIDCSPEGHQPDVPTRIFQAVQQPVCIVLAARSKRKATDKPAVIKYTVLPAGKREIARATGERRFCPKPRASGPVTQRSASFSPTTVRSACPPTRTTASTKKPPVLAARNAAD